Proteins from a genomic interval of Rhipicephalus microplus isolate Deutch F79 chromosome 6, USDA_Rmic, whole genome shotgun sequence:
- the LOC142765572 gene encoding glucoside xylosyltransferase 1-like has protein sequence MFYAMNEYQMAGMAPETENLENNYYIKRKVFHPYVQPLGLNAGLMMMNLTRLRAFDLEDHITRQLEEFEERISFEDQDLLNILFAQYPQGLFTFSCRWNYRREHCLGGALCADGPIAAIHASRKVVHHKIEPAFVALHTVMANFKLGQNLVDDFIAPLRTSLRNTNFTGCTKELRKQLHLLRLAASRVDNKTAQAAAANEM, from the exons ATGTTTTATGCCATGAATGAATACCAGATGGCCGGCATGGCACCTGAAACCGAAAACTTAGAAAACAACTACTACATAAAAAGGAAAGTGTTCCACCCGTACGTACAACCTTTAG GTCTGAATGCAgggttgatgatgatgaacctaaCGCGCCTGCGTGCCTTCGACCTGGAGGACCACATCACACGTCAGCTCGAGGAGTTCGAGGAGAGAATTAGTTTTGAAGACCAGGACCTGCTGAACATCTTATTCGCCCAATATCCTCAAGGATTATTCACCTTCTCGTGCCGCTGGAACTACCGTAGAGAGCACTGTCTAGGTGGCGCCCTGTGTGCGGACGGCCCCATCGCTGCGATACACGCCTCGCGAAAGGTGGTCCACCACAAGATAGAGCCGGCATTCGTCGCTCTTCATACGGTCATGGCGAAC ttcaagcTTGGTCAAAATCTCGTGGATGACTTTATCGCTCCTCTCCGCACAAGTCTTCGGAACACAAATTTTACAGGCTGCACCAAAGAGCTCAGGAAGCAGCTACATCTACTTAGGCTGGCTGCAAGTCGTGTCGACAACAAGACTGCCCAGGCTGCGGCCGCAAACGAAATGTAG